In Deltaproteobacteria bacterium, a single window of DNA contains:
- a CDS encoding acyl-CoA dehydrogenase, with translation MDIELSDTQREIQRTAREFAAKELTPNARKWDEEHHFPKEAVAKLAELGFMGIAVPEEWGGTGLDNLCYAIGMEEISRGCASTGVTMSVNNSLYCDPVMKYGTDAQKKDWLAPFARGEKLGCFGLTEPASGSDAAHMQTVGVKQGDTWVINGAKNWITNGPFADACVLFVNTDPSKGAKGITAFIVPTNTPGFTKAKADQKLGICASPSCTIFFEDMKLGPQHVLGKENEGFKVAMGTLDGGRIGIAAQALGIARAAYEEALAYAKERKSFGKVISEHQAIQFMLADMATEIDAARLLIWQAATLKDKGVRHSMESSMAKLYASEMCGRVTTKAVQIHGGYGYSKEFDAERHFRDAKITEIYEGTSEIQRIVIAGQVLKD, from the coding sequence ATGGACATCGAGCTTTCCGACACCCAGCGCGAGATCCAGCGCACCGCCCGCGAGTTCGCCGCAAAGGAGCTCACGCCCAACGCGCGCAAGTGGGACGAGGAACACCACTTCCCCAAGGAGGCCGTGGCGAAGCTCGCCGAGCTCGGCTTCATGGGCATCGCCGTGCCCGAAGAGTGGGGCGGCACCGGCCTCGACAACCTCTGCTACGCCATCGGCATGGAGGAGATCAGCCGCGGCTGCGCCTCCACCGGCGTGACCATGAGCGTGAACAACTCGCTCTACTGCGATCCGGTGATGAAGTACGGCACCGACGCGCAGAAGAAGGATTGGCTCGCGCCGTTCGCCCGCGGCGAGAAGCTGGGCTGCTTCGGCCTCACCGAGCCCGCGTCCGGCTCCGACGCCGCCCACATGCAGACCGTGGGCGTGAAGCAGGGCGACACCTGGGTCATCAACGGCGCCAAGAACTGGATCACCAACGGCCCGTTCGCCGACGCGTGCGTGCTCTTCGTGAACACGGATCCGAGCAAGGGCGCCAAGGGCATCACCGCCTTCATCGTGCCCACCAATACGCCCGGCTTCACCAAGGCGAAGGCCGACCAGAAGCTCGGCATCTGCGCCAGCCCGTCGTGCACCATCTTCTTCGAGGACATGAAGCTCGGCCCCCAGCACGTGCTGGGCAAGGAGAACGAGGGCTTCAAGGTCGCCATGGGCACGCTCGACGGCGGCCGCATCGGCATCGCCGCCCAGGCGCTGGGCATCGCGCGCGCCGCCTATGAAGAAGCGCTCGCGTACGCGAAGGAGCGCAAGAGCTTCGGCAAGGTGATCAGCGAGCACCAGGCCATCCAGTTCATGCTGGCGGACATGGCCACCGAGATCGACGCCGCTCGCTTGCTCATCTGGCAGGCCGCGACCTTGAAGGACAAGGGCGTGCGCCACTCGATGGAGAGCTCGATGGCCAAGCTCTACGCGAGTGAGATGTGCGGCCGGGTGACCACGAAGGCCGTCCAGATTCATGGCGGCTACGGCTACTCGAAGGAGTTCGACGCCGAGCGTCACTTCCGCGACGCGAAGATCACCGAGATCTACGAGGGCACCAGCGAGATCCAGCGCATCGTGATCGCCGGTCAGGTGCTCAAGGACTAG
- a CDS encoding enoyl-CoA hydratase/isomerase family protein, with product MAYENLRVEEQDGIVVATFIREKALNALNAATIRELGEIIESVRKSSTARALILTGAGEKAFVAGADISEMKDLGEAAARAFAESGQKTFAQLESLSVPTIAAVNGFALGGGCELAMACDLIYAAPKARFGQPEVNLGIIPGFGGTQRLTRRVGIMRAKELIFTADMVDAAKAKEIGLVLEVVDADKLLEHCKSVAKKIASKGKLAIAESKKAIELGADIELAKATQLEANAFGVLFNSFDRKEGMTAFLEKRPAKFEGR from the coding sequence ATGGCCTACGAAAATCTCCGCGTTGAAGAGCAGGACGGCATCGTCGTCGCCACGTTCATTCGCGAGAAAGCGCTGAACGCGCTCAACGCCGCGACGATTCGCGAGCTCGGCGAGATCATCGAGAGCGTCCGCAAGAGCTCCACCGCGCGCGCGCTCATCCTCACCGGCGCAGGCGAGAAGGCCTTCGTCGCCGGCGCCGACATCTCCGAGATGAAGGACCTGGGCGAGGCGGCCGCACGCGCGTTCGCCGAGTCGGGTCAGAAGACCTTCGCGCAGCTCGAGTCGCTCTCCGTGCCGACGATCGCCGCGGTGAACGGCTTCGCCCTCGGCGGCGGCTGCGAGCTCGCCATGGCCTGCGACCTCATCTACGCCGCTCCGAAAGCGCGCTTCGGCCAGCCCGAGGTGAACCTGGGCATCATCCCCGGCTTCGGCGGGACGCAGCGCCTCACGCGCCGCGTGGGAATCATGCGCGCCAAGGAGCTCATCTTCACAGCGGACATGGTCGACGCCGCCAAGGCCAAGGAGATTGGCCTCGTGCTGGAGGTCGTCGACGCCGACAAGCTCCTCGAGCACTGCAAGTCGGTCGCGAAGAAGATCGCCAGCAAGGGCAAGCTCGCCATCGCCGAGTCGAAGAAGGCCATCGAGCTCGGCGCCGACATCGAGCTCGCCAAGGCCACCCAGCTCGAGGCCAACGCGTTCGGCGTCCTCTTCAACAGCTTCGATCGCAAGGAGGGCATGACCGCCTTCCTCGAGAAGCGCCCCGCCAAGTTCGAAGGCCGCTGA
- a CDS encoding sigma 54-dependent Fis family transcriptional regulator yields the protein MPTGNPGGTDIKERIPLAKDAKLRVLVLGRERQARDFDVEVLIVGKGDDCDIRITSDKWISSRHLKLQRVPHGARVVDLQSSNGTFLMIPGSNDDGSRITETILSPGGLSLRAGETELRLELTQGSATDAGDFCGITGQTDSMKAVFAAIDARAPFNMPVVFFGETGTGKEGMARAVHARSLRRNRPFIVVNCAGLSESMMESQLFGHVKGAFTGAVKDRKGSFEQADGGTLFLDEIGDMPLSIQAKLLRAVEQGEFQKLGGEDIVHVDVRLVAASNKDLRQLVRDGRFAHDFYHRLGSSRIELPALVDRLDDLPLLAQRFIREFAGGREVKLSALAEQKLRAHPWSGNVRELRNALELAVAKLKGRSLVQAEDIELDDLDLRPLLRLAPNRLEGLDTLTMAEVKAYTICAAILRTDGDRTAASELLGIGRNATKGYPNAEQLRALDADGLRALLKKLAAATED from the coding sequence ATGCCAACTGGAAACCCGGGCGGCACCGACATCAAAGAGCGCATCCCGCTCGCCAAAGACGCCAAGCTCCGCGTGCTCGTGCTCGGCCGCGAGCGCCAAGCCCGCGACTTTGACGTCGAGGTGCTCATCGTCGGCAAGGGCGACGACTGCGACATCCGCATTACCAGCGACAAGTGGATCTCGTCGCGGCACCTCAAGCTTCAACGCGTGCCACACGGTGCGCGCGTCGTCGATCTGCAATCGAGCAACGGGACGTTCTTGATGATCCCCGGCTCCAACGACGACGGCTCGCGCATTACGGAAACCATCTTGAGCCCCGGTGGGCTCTCGCTTCGAGCCGGCGAGACCGAGCTGCGCCTCGAGCTGACCCAGGGCTCAGCGACCGACGCCGGCGACTTCTGCGGCATCACCGGCCAAACGGATTCAATGAAGGCCGTCTTCGCGGCCATCGATGCCCGCGCGCCCTTCAACATGCCGGTGGTGTTCTTCGGCGAGACGGGCACCGGCAAGGAGGGCATGGCCCGGGCTGTCCACGCGCGCTCGCTCCGGCGCAACAGGCCCTTCATCGTCGTGAACTGCGCCGGGCTCAGCGAATCGATGATGGAGTCGCAGCTCTTCGGCCACGTGAAAGGCGCGTTCACCGGCGCGGTGAAGGACCGCAAGGGCTCCTTCGAGCAAGCCGACGGCGGCACGCTCTTCCTCGACGAGATCGGCGACATGCCGCTCAGCATCCAGGCCAAGCTCCTGCGCGCCGTCGAGCAAGGCGAGTTCCAGAAGCTCGGCGGCGAGGACATCGTCCACGTGGACGTGAGGCTGGTCGCGGCCTCCAACAAGGACCTGCGCCAGCTCGTCCGCGACGGGCGCTTCGCCCACGACTTCTACCACCGGCTCGGGAGCTCCCGGATCGAGCTGCCCGCGCTGGTGGACCGCCTCGACGACCTGCCCTTGCTGGCGCAACGGTTCATCCGCGAGTTCGCCGGTGGCCGCGAGGTGAAGCTGAGCGCCCTGGCCGAACAGAAGCTCCGTGCCCACCCCTGGTCGGGCAACGTGCGCGAGCTCCGGAACGCGCTCGAGCTGGCAGTGGCCAAGCTCAAGGGACGCAGCCTCGTCCAGGCCGAAGACATCGAGCTGGACGACCTGGATCTCCGGCCGCTGCTGCGGCTGGCGCCAAACCGCTTGGAGGGGCTCGACACGCTGACCATGGCCGAGGTGAAGGCCTACACCATCTGCGCGGCGATCCTCCGGACCGACGGCGACAGAACGGCGGCCTCGGAACTGCTGGGCATCGGCCGCAACGCCACCAAGGGCTATCCGAATGCCGAACAGCTCCGTGCGCTCGATGCCGACGGGCTGAGGGCGCTCCTCAAGAAGCTCGCCGCGGCCACGGAAGACTGA
- a CDS encoding DJ-1/PfpI family protein, whose amino-acid sequence MSRAALVLLPPGFSESELGVTLGVLRAGGFTVATAGVGQQPVRGEGGLTVLPDLGLDGLSRYGMEALIIPGFTTLDSVYSEPSWDVAIREVGSRPEVTVAAISAGVYLVARAGIMGSARWTAPWSAADCRALGVFREAWRQEASLVRDGRFITALGWAHLEFAFALGDALQIPYRREQFTTRG is encoded by the coding sequence ATGTCTCGCGCTGCGCTCGTGCTCCTGCCGCCCGGTTTCTCCGAGTCCGAGCTCGGCGTGACGCTGGGCGTGCTGCGCGCGGGCGGCTTCACCGTGGCGACTGCGGGCGTGGGCCAGCAGCCGGTGCGCGGTGAGGGCGGGCTCACGGTCTTGCCCGACCTCGGCCTCGACGGGCTCTCGCGCTACGGCATGGAGGCGCTGATCATTCCGGGCTTCACCACGCTCGACAGCGTCTACAGCGAACCGAGCTGGGACGTCGCCATTCGCGAAGTGGGAAGTCGCCCCGAGGTGACGGTCGCGGCCATCAGCGCGGGCGTGTATCTCGTGGCGCGCGCTGGAATCATGGGCTCGGCGCGCTGGACCGCACCCTGGAGCGCCGCGGATTGTCGCGCGCTCGGCGTGTTCCGCGAGGCGTGGCGACAAGAAGCGTCGCTCGTGCGCGACGGCCGCTTCATCACCGCGCTCGGCTGGGCGCACCTCGAGTTCGCGTTCGCGCTCGGCGATGCGCTCCAGATTCCGTATCGCCGCGAGCAGTTCACGACGCGCGGGTAG
- a CDS encoding zinc-ribbon domain-containing protein, translated as MKFVCDSCHAQYMISDDKVGANGVKVRCKKCSNIIVVKKVVEPDPTMVMQNPLANATNPGDGAPFGGLDMDEIGQAFDSVLSSGPQKRVDTTDQTSTQTEMPMAASGASGDTDHESTRVVDLKAMAGMAAASAPDPSEERTNVGDIPEGLKAQAFLENEKNSARNEANGHSNGANGTNGTNGIPQSDWYAAINEEQTGPMSLDTLKGHWEAGRVTSDSLVWRNGYGDWKPLSTVSDLVKVLTPIPTPRKAVEKPVEAQPPAGATASGMQMPAAVAAAPAAVPDPDEVDWKPAAASALASLVADEMEALSKPPVKAARAEPVGVGETTGIKPALSGFDVPAPPAESQPSLPAAPAAASEAPAPAPVAARLPEPEQPQMIRRPQPVASAYPSQPEMQMPVYPAPAAYVPPAPANNNTKYIVAGAGVLVVCLTAIGITYLVSSRPQPVQQQPQTVVATNQQPAPVAAQPAAVPAPVQHTQPTPAPIATQPTPAPAPAPAPAPAPAPAPTAVAATNPPKAEKTEKTEKAGPSAEQLEKMRKWAETHNAKGGRHAGKEEAPEGGGEVIGAPPKKSQVAAPAGGDDDLLGGAGKSKTESDFDKLLGGGGGGEEKPAKPAKAKGSDVYIPPAVSNLPEQLGQGDIMGVVAGHKAQIVGCIQKQKAKDPDASGVVKMHWMIQKNGGVSGVAVASDEFKGSPMGSCMSGIIKSWKFPQFSGNPMPIDFPFKF; from the coding sequence ATGAAATTCGTCTGCGACTCCTGCCACGCCCAGTACATGATCAGCGACGACAAGGTCGGCGCGAACGGCGTGAAGGTCCGCTGCAAGAAGTGCAGCAACATCATCGTGGTGAAGAAGGTCGTGGAACCCGACCCCACCATGGTGATGCAGAACCCGCTCGCCAACGCCACCAACCCCGGCGACGGCGCGCCCTTCGGCGGTCTCGATATGGACGAGATCGGCCAGGCCTTTGACTCCGTCTTGTCGAGCGGGCCGCAGAAGCGGGTCGACACCACCGACCAGACGTCGACGCAGACCGAGATGCCCATGGCGGCGTCCGGCGCGAGCGGCGACACGGACCACGAGTCCACGCGCGTCGTGGATCTCAAGGCGATGGCCGGCATGGCAGCCGCGAGCGCGCCCGATCCGAGCGAGGAGCGCACCAACGTCGGCGACATTCCCGAGGGTTTGAAGGCGCAGGCCTTCCTCGAGAACGAAAAGAACAGCGCTCGCAACGAGGCCAACGGCCACAGCAACGGCGCGAACGGAACGAACGGCACCAACGGCATTCCGCAGAGCGATTGGTACGCCGCGATCAACGAAGAGCAGACCGGACCCATGTCGCTCGACACGCTCAAGGGCCACTGGGAAGCGGGCCGCGTGACCAGCGACTCGCTCGTGTGGCGCAACGGCTACGGCGACTGGAAGCCGCTCTCCACCGTCTCCGACCTGGTGAAGGTGCTCACGCCGATCCCCACGCCGCGCAAGGCCGTGGAGAAGCCGGTCGAGGCGCAGCCGCCTGCAGGCGCAACCGCCAGCGGCATGCAGATGCCTGCAGCGGTCGCTGCCGCGCCCGCCGCGGTCCCGGATCCGGACGAGGTCGATTGGAAGCCGGCGGCCGCGAGCGCGCTGGCCTCGCTGGTCGCCGACGAGATGGAGGCGCTCTCGAAGCCGCCGGTGAAGGCGGCGCGCGCAGAGCCCGTCGGCGTGGGCGAGACCACGGGCATCAAGCCGGCGCTCTCCGGCTTCGACGTCCCTGCTCCGCCGGCCGAGTCGCAGCCCTCGCTGCCCGCGGCGCCTGCAGCGGCGTCCGAAGCTCCCGCGCCGGCCCCGGTCGCTGCGCGCCTGCCCGAGCCCGAGCAGCCGCAGATGATCCGCCGGCCGCAGCCGGTCGCGTCCGCGTATCCGTCGCAGCCCGAGATGCAGATGCCGGTGTACCCGGCTCCTGCCGCGTACGTTCCGCCGGCGCCGGCGAACAACAACACCAAGTACATCGTCGCGGGCGCGGGCGTCCTGGTGGTCTGCCTGACCGCGATTGGCATCACGTACCTCGTCTCGAGTCGGCCGCAACCGGTGCAGCAGCAGCCGCAGACGGTCGTCGCCACGAACCAGCAGCCGGCCCCAGTCGCGGCGCAGCCCGCGGCCGTTCCCGCGCCGGTTCAGCACACGCAGCCCACACCGGCGCCCATCGCCACGCAGCCCACGCCTGCTCCGGCTCCCGCGCCGGCCCCCGCTCCTGCTCCCGCGCCCGCACCGACGGCAGTCGCCGCGACCAACCCGCCCAAGGCCGAGAAGACCGAGAAGACCGAGAAGGCAGGTCCGTCGGCGGAGCAACTCGAGAAGATGCGCAAGTGGGCCGAGACCCACAACGCCAAGGGCGGCAGGCACGCGGGCAAGGAAGAAGCGCCCGAGGGTGGCGGCGAAGTGATCGGCGCGCCTCCGAAGAAGAGCCAGGTGGCAGCGCCTGCTGGGGGCGACGACGATCTGCTCGGCGGCGCCGGGAAGTCCAAGACCGAGTCCGACTTCGACAAGCTCCTCGGCGGCGGGGGTGGTGGCGAGGAGAAGCCCGCCAAGCCTGCCAAGGCGAAGGGCAGCGACGTCTACATCCCGCCCGCGGTGAGCAACCTGCCCGAGCAGCTCGGCCAGGGCGACATCATGGGCGTGGTCGCCGGCCACAAGGCGCAGATCGTCGGCTGCATCCAGAAGCAGAAGGCCAAGGACCCGGATGCCTCCGGCGTCGTGAAGATGCACTGGATGATTCAGAAGAACGGCGGCGTGAGCGGCGTGGCCGTGGCCAGCGACGAGTTCAAGGGCTCGCCCATGGGCTCCTGCATGAGCGGCATCATCAAGAGCTGGAAGTTCCCCCAGTTCAGCGGCAACCCCATGCCGATCGACTTCCCCTTCAAGTTCTAG
- a CDS encoding 3-hydroxybutyryl-CoA dehydrogenase (converts (S)-3-hydroxybutanoyl-CoA to 3-acetoacetyl-CoA) yields the protein MSAETQVPSTLAVVGAGQMGGGIAQVAAMAGLKVTLVDSFPGALEKGLGKINESLQKLAKKGTLKEAPEAVFARISGTPLIENAHGVEFAVEAVNENEQLKKEIFKKLDQHVKPGGVIASNTSSIPITRLAASTSRPELVIGMHFMNPVPIMQLVEIIRAIQTSDAAYAQTKALAEKMGKTTVVAKDMPGFIVNRILIPMLNEACFALHEGLGTVEDIDTAMKLGTNQPMGPLTLADFIGLDTVLAIAEVLHNGLGESKYRPSPLLRQYVDAGWLGRKSGRGFYEY from the coding sequence ATGTCCGCGGAAACGCAGGTCCCTTCGACGTTGGCGGTGGTGGGTGCAGGCCAGATGGGCGGCGGCATCGCCCAGGTCGCCGCGATGGCGGGCCTGAAGGTCACCCTGGTCGATTCGTTCCCGGGTGCGCTCGAGAAGGGGCTCGGGAAGATCAACGAGAGCCTCCAGAAGCTGGCCAAGAAGGGCACCCTCAAGGAGGCGCCGGAGGCCGTCTTCGCCCGCATTTCGGGCACACCGTTGATCGAGAACGCTCATGGCGTCGAGTTTGCCGTCGAGGCTGTGAATGAGAACGAGCAACTCAAGAAAGAGATCTTCAAGAAGCTCGATCAGCACGTGAAGCCGGGCGGCGTGATCGCCTCGAACACCTCGAGCATCCCCATCACGCGCCTCGCCGCGAGCACCAGCCGGCCCGAGCTCGTCATCGGCATGCACTTCATGAACCCGGTGCCGATCATGCAGCTCGTGGAGATCATCCGCGCCATCCAGACCAGCGACGCCGCCTACGCGCAGACCAAGGCGCTCGCCGAGAAGATGGGCAAGACCACCGTCGTCGCGAAGGACATGCCCGGCTTCATCGTGAACCGCATCCTCATTCCGATGCTCAATGAGGCCTGCTTCGCGCTCCACGAGGGCCTGGGCACCGTCGAGGACATCGACACCGCCATGAAGCTCGGCACCAACCAGCCCATGGGCCCGCTCACCCTCGCGGACTTCATCGGCCTCGATACCGTGCTTGCGATTGCGGAAGTCCTGCACAACGGACTCGGGGAGTCGAAGTACCGGCCCAGCCCGCTGCTGCGGCAGTACGTCGACGCGGGATGGCTCGGACGGAAGAGCGGCCGCGGGTTTTATGAGTACTAG
- a CDS encoding acyl-CoA dehydrogenase family protein: MDLELNATQQAVQETARRFGQDKLVPKARERDRTEQFPFEELKALAELGLLGVNIPEELGGAAAGVVAYSLAMMELAAADASVSVAVAVSNMCAELIAAYGSDAIKKKYVPRITSGDAIAGAFALSEPHAGSDPAAMRTFAEKKGDRYVINGSKQWITSGQHAGVMVVWAKTSKDDGHKGISAFVVEGGTKGLIPGKPEEKMGLHGSNTVGLTFEDCEVPAENVLGEIGGGFKLAMTALNGGRIGIASQACGIARAAIEASARYAKERHAFGSPIGDFQAIKWFLADMKVKHETSRLLTLRAAWLKEHGKPFVREASMAKLHATESAVWIADKAVQIHGGYGYIDEFPVERYVRDARATPIYEGTNQIQRVVIARELLK, translated from the coding sequence GTGGATCTGGAGCTCAACGCCACACAGCAGGCCGTGCAGGAGACGGCGCGGCGGTTCGGCCAAGACAAGCTCGTCCCCAAGGCCCGCGAGCGCGATCGCACCGAGCAGTTTCCCTTCGAGGAGCTGAAGGCGCTCGCCGAGCTCGGCTTGCTGGGCGTGAACATCCCCGAGGAGCTGGGAGGCGCGGCGGCAGGCGTGGTCGCGTACAGCCTGGCGATGATGGAGCTCGCCGCGGCCGACGCCTCGGTGAGCGTGGCCGTGGCCGTGAGCAACATGTGCGCGGAGCTCATCGCCGCGTACGGCAGCGACGCGATCAAGAAGAAGTACGTGCCGCGCATCACCAGCGGCGACGCCATCGCCGGCGCGTTCGCGCTCAGCGAGCCGCACGCGGGCAGCGACCCCGCGGCGATGCGCACGTTCGCCGAGAAGAAGGGCGACCGCTACGTCATCAACGGCAGCAAGCAGTGGATCACCAGCGGTCAGCACGCGGGCGTGATGGTCGTCTGGGCCAAGACCAGCAAGGACGACGGCCACAAGGGCATCAGCGCGTTCGTCGTCGAGGGCGGCACCAAGGGCCTCATCCCCGGCAAGCCCGAGGAGAAGATGGGCCTGCACGGCTCGAACACCGTGGGCCTCACGTTCGAGGATTGCGAAGTCCCCGCGGAGAACGTGCTCGGTGAAATCGGCGGCGGCTTCAAGCTGGCCATGACCGCGCTCAACGGCGGCCGCATCGGCATCGCCAGCCAGGCGTGCGGCATTGCGCGCGCGGCGATCGAGGCGAGCGCGCGCTACGCGAAGGAGCGCCACGCGTTCGGGAGCCCCATCGGCGACTTCCAGGCCATCAAGTGGTTCCTCGCGGACATGAAGGTGAAGCACGAGACCTCGCGGCTGCTCACGCTGCGGGCCGCGTGGCTGAAGGAGCACGGCAAGCCGTTCGTGCGCGAGGCGTCGATGGCCAAGCTGCACGCCACCGAGAGCGCGGTGTGGATTGCCGACAAGGCCGTCCAGATTCACGGCGGCTACGGCTACATCGACGAGTTCCCCGTCGAGCGCTACGTCCGCGACGCGCGCGCCACGCCGATCTACGAGGGCACCAACCAGATCCAGCGCGTGGTGATTGCGCGCGAGCTGCTCAAGTAA
- a CDS encoding AgmX/PglI C-terminal domain-containing protein, with product MITHLILIAALAQAGATELNQGDVAPKADGTAPAPAKKPGPDVSKMPFTPYSIQEVVKFHLPEIQKCYDDVVLEIGKNPPEGKVMAVFSVASTGLTDKVKIDRKKTTIKNQRIQDCVTDAIRGWEFPKPTDGREHPIEYPFELKVAKEK from the coding sequence ATGATCACGCACCTCATCCTCATCGCCGCGCTGGCCCAGGCCGGCGCCACCGAGCTCAACCAGGGCGACGTGGCCCCAAAGGCTGACGGCACCGCGCCGGCGCCCGCCAAGAAGCCCGGCCCCGACGTGAGCAAGATGCCGTTCACGCCCTACTCGATCCAGGAGGTGGTCAAGTTCCACCTGCCCGAGATCCAGAAGTGCTACGACGACGTCGTCCTCGAGATTGGCAAGAACCCGCCCGAGGGCAAGGTGATGGCCGTGTTCTCCGTGGCGTCGACGGGGCTCACCGACAAGGTGAAGATCGACCGCAAGAAGACCACCATCAAGAACCAGCGCATCCAGGACTGCGTCACCGACGCCATCCGCGGCTGGGAGTTCCCCAAGCCCACCGACGGTCGCGAGCACCCCATCGAGTACCCGTTCGAGCTCAAGGTCGCGAAGGAGAAGTAG
- a CDS encoding tetratricopeptide repeat protein has translation MTEWQKQRAALQDAVTRRDFDAAEPQLAELWRIARAVGTDELACHTHFQEGVLRDKQGRHADALVAFQAALALDAKVHGPKSGAVADTLHSIAIVQDHLGDLEASLATSRREAEVVSVAQKPRWASTLMSVGHKLLRLERLDEALKVMKEAVDVANTERLTPEHDKAAAHVALSEAYRRLKRWGEALSQVIAATQFARPKMWPELQDAVARAWFQLAFLSQHVFQSSKVQAAVGYWFATLLDAGPLRERARAALDQLPERELASGDPAAYRVVYLDTDKAIAHLACMDRGLFIHRQAIPGARLGQVVHVTRANGTIVSIDAQPTTSH, from the coding sequence GTGACCGAGTGGCAGAAGCAGCGGGCCGCGCTTCAGGACGCGGTGACCCGCCGGGACTTCGACGCAGCCGAGCCGCAGCTCGCGGAGCTCTGGCGCATCGCGCGCGCGGTGGGCACCGACGAGCTCGCCTGTCACACCCACTTCCAGGAGGGCGTGCTTCGCGACAAGCAGGGCCGCCACGCGGACGCGCTGGTCGCCTTCCAGGCCGCGCTCGCGCTCGACGCCAAGGTGCACGGGCCGAAGAGCGGCGCCGTCGCCGACACGCTGCACAGCATCGCCATCGTGCAGGACCATTTGGGCGATCTGGAGGCGTCGCTGGCCACGTCGCGGCGGGAGGCGGAGGTCGTGTCCGTGGCGCAGAAGCCGCGCTGGGCCTCGACCTTGATGAGCGTGGGCCACAAGCTCCTGCGGCTGGAGCGGCTCGACGAGGCGCTGAAGGTGATGAAGGAAGCGGTGGACGTGGCGAACACCGAGCGCCTCACGCCCGAGCACGACAAGGCCGCGGCGCACGTCGCGCTCTCCGAGGCGTACCGACGGCTGAAGCGCTGGGGCGAGGCGCTCTCGCAGGTGATTGCAGCCACGCAATTTGCCCGGCCGAAGATGTGGCCGGAGCTTCAGGACGCGGTCGCGCGAGCGTGGTTCCAGCTCGCGTTCCTGTCACAGCACGTGTTCCAGAGCTCGAAGGTGCAAGCGGCGGTCGGCTATTGGTTCGCGACGCTGCTCGACGCCGGTCCGCTTCGCGAGCGCGCGCGGGCCGCGCTGGACCAACTGCCCGAGCGCGAGCTGGCGAGCGGCGATCCGGCGGCGTACCGCGTGGTCTACCTCGACACCGACAAGGCCATCGCGCACCTGGCCTGCATGGATCGCGGGCTGTTCATCCACCGGCAGGCGATCCCGGGCGCGCGGCTCGGCCAGGTGGTGCACGTGACGCGCGCGAACGGGACGATCGTGTCCATCGACGCGCAGCCGACGACGTCGCACTGA
- a CDS encoding ThiF family adenylyltransferase — MELLRHKRALIIGMGGLGSPAALVLARAGVGALTLVDDDDVDITNLQRQILFRDADVGRPKAEVAREQLLREAPECAIDARVVRVEAENAAALFAGHDVILDGSDNFETKFLCSDVAMRLAIPLVHAGALRFQGQLLPVLRGGACVRCLFEQEPPADEIPSCAQAGVLGAVVGVLGAMQAAVTLELLRGERVASTLRTVDLKSGRARELELAPRADCPTCAPLAIDITAERCPMTYVRTKLRLETLAKGTVLDVVLRGDEPLRNVPRSLKEDGHQVREIVALDSERHRVRVEKR, encoded by the coding sequence TTGGAACTCCTTCGCCACAAGCGTGCGCTCATCATCGGCATGGGCGGGCTGGGCTCGCCGGCCGCGCTCGTGCTCGCGCGCGCGGGCGTGGGCGCGCTGACGCTCGTCGACGACGATGACGTCGACATCACCAATCTCCAGCGCCAGATCCTCTTTCGCGACGCCGACGTGGGCCGCCCGAAAGCCGAGGTCGCGCGCGAGCAGCTCCTTCGCGAGGCGCCCGAGTGCGCCATCGACGCGCGCGTCGTCCGCGTGGAAGCCGAGAACGCCGCCGCGCTCTTCGCGGGCCACGACGTCATCCTCGACGGCTCGGACAACTTCGAGACCAAGTTCCTCTGCTCCGACGTCGCCATGCGGCTCGCGATTCCGCTCGTGCACGCGGGCGCGCTGCGCTTTCAGGGGCAGCTCTTGCCCGTTCTTCGAGGCGGCGCGTGCGTGCGCTGTCTCTTCGAGCAGGAGCCGCCCGCCGACGAGATTCCGAGCTGCGCGCAAGCGGGCGTGCTCGGCGCGGTGGTGGGCGTGCTCGGCGCGATGCAGGCCGCGGTGACGCTCGAGCTTCTTCGCGGTGAGCGCGTGGCGTCGACGCTGCGGACGGTGGATTTGAAGTCGGGTCGAGCGCGCGAGCTCGAGCTGGCGCCGCGCGCGGATTGTCCGACGTGCGCGCCGCTCGCCATCGACATCACCGCCGAGCGCTGCCCGATGACCTACGTGCGAACCAAGCTCCGGCTCGAGACGCTCGCCAAGGGAACGGTGCTCGACGTCGTCCTTCGTGGCGACGAGCCGTTGCGCAACGTGCCCCGCTCGTTGAAAGAAGACGGCCACCAGGTGCGCGAGATCGTCGCGCTGGATTCCGAGCGCCACCGCGTGCGCGTGGAGAAGCGCTAG